Proteins co-encoded in one Ziziphus jujuba cultivar Dongzao chromosome 9, ASM3175591v1 genomic window:
- the LOC132799440 gene encoding receptor-like protein 33, translating into METGYVVGLDLRYSLHGPFRSNSSLFRLLHVRNLNLAHNNFSSCPIPSEFGQLSRLTHLDLSYSMFSGRIPSEISRLTNLISLDLSYYSGMYFSFDTYPTKQEPELLRRLSQNLTSLGQLHLSGLNLSSQVPESLANLSSLTHLSLDRCGLIGEFPKRIFQLPNIQVVDLSYNEDLTGSLPEFYSGSNLTSLALENAKFVGKIPNSIGNLKSLDELVLQSCMFSGPVPYSIGNLSQLSYLSLSFNFFNGQLPSTLGNLAKIQELELGRNEFSGEFPSSLGNLPQLENLYLYQNNFRSHVPSSLANFTKLCRLDLSDNFFHGSLPISLPYLLEDIDFRNNSLTGSIPSHTFDNLTSLKCLHLSSNSLNGVIPSSLLTLPSFRELHLDDNQFIGLEVLSNSSFLETLSLSGNRLNGNIPSSIAKFILLRELYLSSNNLSGRVDFKIFSCMLKTLDLSYNSLSLTTNVSLNISALPMFDRLFLSSCNITEFPVFLKAQNDLAILDLSNNRIGGLIPKWFLSMNLGWLSLSHNFIAGWEEVPLIHQWKGLRHLDLNSNMLQGPLLVPPISTVSFLISNNSLTGQIDPLFCKLRDLQALDASNNHLDGTIPQCLENLDGSLRVLNLRRNSFHGNIPQICRDKSTLMTLDLSHNQLYGNIPRWLVKCKNLDVLNLGGNQLSDTFPFWLQDLQRLQVLVLSSNKFHGPICCPRDFFGFMTLKTIDLSHNDFTGKLPLEYFRNWTSMSSKVSKMGFESRSAYNEKGIYNDSVKIIFKGQEMELVKTLTVFISIDLSNNKFDGEIPSTLWRLRSLVMLNLSSNNFRGPIPSSLGNLKELESLDLSNNKLFGKIPQQLTALTFLAYLNLSHNQLAGQLPQGGQVSTFQDSSFEGNLGLCGIPLSRKCETPPLPASNDDYNNEKSDSIFGFGWKAVVVGYGCGLLIGMVAGHVITSRRPDLISRIFRVRLQR; encoded by the coding sequence ATGGAAACAGGTTATGTTGTAGGCCTTGACCTCAGGTACAGCCTTCATGGTCCTTTCCGTTCGAACAGCAGCCTTTTCAGGTTGCTTCATGTTCGAAATCTCAACCTTGCTCACAACAACTTCAGTTCATGTCCAATTCCCTCTGAGTTTGGCCAGCTTTCCAGGTTAACCCATCTCGACCTCTCTTACTCTATGTTTTCTGGTCGTATTCCGTCTGAAATCTCAAGGCTAACAAATTTGATTTCACTTGATCTTTCTTACTATTCTGgcatgtatttttcttttgacaCATATCCAACTAAACAAGAGCCAGAGCTGCTGAGAAGGCTTTCCCAAAACTTGACCAGTCTAGGACAACTTCATCTTAGTGGTTTGAATCTTTCTTCACAAGTGCCCGAATCCTTGGCAAATTTATCTTCCCTCACTCATCTCTCTCTTGATAGATGCGGTTTAATTGGTGAGTTTCCAAAAAGAATATTCCAATTGCCTAACATACAAGTCGTTGATCTGTCGTATAATGAAGATCTCACCGGTTCTCTTCCGGAATTTTATTCTGGCAGCAACCTCACATCGTTGGCACTTGAAAATGCAAAATTCGTAGGGAAAATACCAAATTCAATCGGTAACCTCAAATCCTTGGATGAATTGGTTCTGCAATCTTGTATGTTTTCAGGGCCTGTTCCTTATTCCATTGGAAACCTTTCTCAACTCTCATATCTTTCCCTgtcattcaattttttcaatggTCAGCTTCCATCTACGCTTGGCAACCTTGCAAAAATCCAGGAACTTGAACTAGGAAGAAATGAATTTAGTGGTGAATTTCCTTCATCACTTGGAAATCTCCCACAGCTTGAAAATTTATAtctttatcaaaataatttccGTAGTCATGTTCCATCTTCACTTGCAAATTTTACAAAGCTATGTCGTTTGGATCTTTCAGATAACTTTTTCCATGGAAGCCTCCCAATATCACTCCCATATCTTTTGGAAGATATTGATTTCCGAAACAACAGTTTGACAGGTTCAATCCCATCCCATACTTTTGATAACTTGACCTCCCTTAAATGCCTTCATTTGTCAAGCAATTCATTGAATGGAGTCATCCCTTCCTCTTTACTTACGTTGCCTTCTTTTCGAGAACTACATCTGGATGACAATCAGTTTATAGGCCTTGAGGTCCTCTCTAACTCATCCTTTTTGGAAACTCTGTCTTTAAGTGGAAATAGATTAAATGGAAATATTCCAAGTTCCATCGCCAAATTTATTCTGCTGAGAGAACTGTACCTTAGTTCAAACAATTTAAGTGGCAGAGTTGatttcaaaatcttctcatgcATGCTTAAAACTCTTGATCTTTCATATAATAGCCTATCTCTAACAACAAATGTAAGTTTGAATATTTCTGCTCTTCCCATGTTTGACCGTTTATTTTTGTCCTCGTGCAACATAACTGAATTTCCTGTTTTCCTAAAAGCACAAAATGACTTGGCCATTTTAGATCTCTCGAACAATAGAATTGGCGGCCTAATACCTAAGTGGTTCTTAAGCATGAACTTGGGTTGGTTGAGTCTCTCTCACAACTTCATTGCCGGTTGGGAAGAAGTTCCATTGATTCATCAGTGGAAAGGATTGCGTCATCTTGATCTCAATTCAAACATGTTGCAAGGACCGCTTCTTGTTCCTCCAATATCCACCGTGTCTTTCCTCATATCAAATAACAGCTTGACTGGACAAATTGATCCCTTGTTCTGCAAATTAAGGGATCTTCAAGCACTtgatgcatcaaataaccatCTGGATGGCACTATTCCTCAATGTTTGGAAAACTTGGATGGTTCTCTTAGAGTGCTCAATCTTCGAAGAAACAGCTTTCATGGGAATATTCCTCAAATCTGCAGAGATAAAAGCACATTAATGACATTGGACTTGAGTCACAACCAATTATATGGGAATATTCCAAGGTGGCTTGTCAAATGCAAAAACTTAGATGTTTTAAATCTCGGAGGCAATCAACTAAGTGATACATTCCCTTTTTGGTTACAGGATTTACAGAGGCTCCAAGTTCTAGTATTAAGCTCCAATAAATTTCATGGCCCAATATGTTGTCCTCGTGATTTTTTTGGCTTTATGACATTGAAAACCATTGATCTTTCTCATAATGATTTTACCGGAAAATTACCTTTggaatattttagaaattggaCTTCCATGAGTTCTAAAGTTTCCAAAATGGGATTTGAGTCACGTTCAGCATACAATGAAAAAGGGATTTATAATGATTCAGTGAAGATAATATTTAAGGGACAAGAAATGGAGCTGGTCAAGACTCTAACAGTCTTCATATCAATTGATCTCTCCAACAATAAATTTGATGGAGAAATTCCAAGTACGTTATGGCGTCTCAGATCTCTAGTCATGCTCAATTTGTCAAGCAACAATTTTAGAGGACCCATCCCATCATCTTTAGGAAATCTAAAAGAGCTTGAATCATTGGACCTGTCTAACAATAAGCTCTTTGGTAAAATTCCTCAGCAATTGACAGCCCTCACTTTTCTTGCATATTTAAACTTGTCTCACAATCAACTTGCGGGTCAATTACCACAAGGTGGACAAGTTTCAACATTTCAAGACTCTTCTTTTGAGGGTAACTTGGGATTGTGTGGCATTCCGTTGTCTAGAAAATGTGAAACTCCTCCCTTGCCAGCTTCTAATGATGACTACAATAATGAGAAATCAGATTCCATATTTGGTTTTGGATGGAAAGCAGTAGTGGTGGGATATGGATGTGGACTGCTAATTGGAATGGTGGCTGGACATGTGATCACATCAAGGAGGCCGGATTTGATTTCCAGAATTTTTAGGGTGAGACTACAGAGGTAA